A stretch of the Marinobacter sp. JH2 genome encodes the following:
- the pdxJ gene encoding pyridoxine 5'-phosphate synthase: protein MNPRVLLGVNIDHVATLREARGTRYPDPVQAALVAEEAGADGITVHPREDRRHIQDRDVLLLKDVLQTKMNLEMAVTDAMLTFAEQVKPECVCLVPEKREELTTEGGLDVVGQEERVAKACDRLANIGAEVSLFIDPDRAQIDAAVRCGAPVIELHTGEYAEAKTPARVEDTVKILEDAVAYACEQGLIVNAGHGLHYHNTERVAAIPGINELNIGHAIVARALFSGLKDAVKDMRAILDRARA, encoded by the coding sequence ATGAACCCCAGAGTGTTGCTTGGTGTAAACATTGATCATGTGGCCACTTTGCGAGAGGCGCGGGGTACCCGCTATCCCGACCCGGTGCAAGCTGCGCTGGTTGCCGAAGAGGCGGGTGCGGATGGCATCACCGTGCACCCCCGGGAAGACCGCCGACACATCCAGGATCGTGACGTATTGCTGCTGAAGGACGTGTTGCAGACGAAAATGAACTTGGAAATGGCGGTGACCGACGCCATGCTCACGTTTGCCGAACAGGTGAAGCCAGAGTGTGTTTGCCTTGTGCCCGAGAAGCGCGAGGAGCTCACAACAGAAGGTGGGCTTGATGTTGTAGGGCAGGAAGAGCGCGTCGCGAAAGCGTGTGACCGATTGGCGAATATCGGGGCAGAAGTGTCGTTGTTTATTGATCCGGACCGGGCTCAAATAGATGCTGCGGTCCGTTGCGGTGCGCCGGTCATTGAACTGCACACCGGCGAGTATGCCGAGGCAAAAACGCCAGCTCGGGTCGAAGATACTGTAAAAATCCTCGAAGATGCAGTGGCTTATGCGTGTGAACAGGGCTTGATTGTTAATGCCGGGCACGGTTTGCATTACCACAATACGGAAAGAGTGGCGGCCATACCGGGCATTAATGAATTGAACATCGGGCACGCCATTGTTGCCCGCGCTTTGTTCTCAGGATTGAAAGACGCGGTGAAGGATATGCGCGCGATTTTGGATCGCGCGCGGGCCTGA
- the recO gene encoding DNA repair protein RecO, which produces MRGAVQHEPAYVIHRRPWRETALQVDIFTLNHGRMSVIARGGNSAKSPLKAQLQPFQPLLIDWTGKSDLKTLVQLELREAPRLSQTRALYSGLYINELLQRVLPPADPHPELFANYIESLQALAGVQVNSDVEPILRRFERAFAGALGYDFSWDQTTDTGSPVEVGRYYGYDPVQGIVSASGANVRLGRLPGEALIALAGDDYSDESARRTAKRVMRVLVDFLLQGKPLHSRSLFSHSVSSSERTL; this is translated from the coding sequence ATGAGAGGAGCGGTGCAACACGAACCCGCTTACGTCATCCATCGGCGGCCATGGCGGGAAACCGCATTACAGGTGGATATCTTCACCTTGAACCATGGCCGTATGAGCGTTATTGCCCGCGGTGGTAACAGCGCGAAAAGCCCCCTGAAAGCGCAGCTTCAACCGTTCCAGCCTTTGTTAATCGATTGGACGGGCAAAAGCGATCTTAAAACTCTGGTGCAACTGGAGTTACGAGAGGCACCTCGCCTGAGCCAAACCCGAGCGTTGTATAGCGGGTTGTATATCAATGAACTTTTGCAGCGTGTTCTACCGCCTGCAGACCCCCATCCAGAGCTGTTTGCCAACTACATCGAGAGTCTTCAGGCCTTGGCTGGTGTTCAGGTGAACAGCGATGTCGAGCCGATATTGCGGCGTTTCGAGAGAGCCTTCGCAGGTGCTTTGGGTTACGATTTTTCATGGGATCAAACCACCGATACCGGCAGCCCGGTAGAGGTTGGGCGGTATTATGGTTATGATCCTGTTCAAGGCATTGTTTCTGCCAGTGGTGCTAACGTTCGTTTGGGGCGACTACCAGGCGAAGCCTTGATTGCGCTGGCGGGCGACGACTACAGCGATGAGTCGGCGCGCCGAACGGCTAAGCGCGTGATGCGTGTGCTTGTTGACTTTCTGCTACAGGGGAAGCCGCTCCACAGCCGAAGTTTATTCAGTCATTCCGTTTCTTCATCAGAGAGAACCTTATGA
- the era gene encoding GTPase Era has protein sequence MKNDITTPDNPDSRCGFVAIVGRPNVGKSTLLNHILGQKLSITSRKPQTTRHQVLGIKTEGDVQAIYVDTPGMHEEEPRAINRYMNKAATSALVDVDVVVFVVDQLNWTTADEMVLEKLERLKCPVILAINKVDKLEKRELMLPHLESLAAKRDFAEIIPLSALRETNLEPLEEAVGRFLPQSVHFYPDDQITDRSQRFMASEMVREKITRQLGAELPYSVAVEIEEFKQQGKTLHISALILVERDGQRKIIIGDKGARLRQIGQEARIDMERMFDTKVMLKLWVKVKRGWADSDRALKSLGMNDL, from the coding sequence ATGAAGAACGATATAACCACCCCGGATAATCCGGACAGCCGTTGCGGATTTGTTGCAATCGTCGGACGCCCCAACGTGGGTAAATCGACACTGTTGAACCACATCCTCGGGCAAAAGCTCAGCATTACGTCTCGGAAGCCTCAAACCACTAGGCATCAGGTGCTGGGGATCAAAACCGAAGGAGATGTGCAGGCGATTTACGTTGATACGCCGGGAATGCATGAAGAAGAGCCAAGAGCGATCAACCGTTACATGAATAAAGCCGCAACCTCCGCGTTGGTGGATGTCGATGTGGTGGTGTTTGTGGTGGATCAATTGAATTGGACCACCGCTGACGAGATGGTTTTAGAGAAGCTGGAGCGCTTGAAGTGCCCGGTCATTCTGGCTATCAACAAGGTTGATAAGCTAGAGAAGCGAGAGTTGATGTTGCCGCATCTCGAAAGCTTGGCTGCAAAGCGGGATTTCGCCGAGATTATTCCGTTGTCAGCGCTGCGCGAGACTAACTTGGAGCCTTTGGAAGAAGCCGTTGGCCGTTTCCTGCCACAGAGTGTGCACTTTTATCCGGATGATCAGATTACGGATCGCAGTCAGCGCTTCATGGCTTCAGAGATGGTGCGGGAAAAAATCACTCGTCAGCTGGGCGCCGAGCTACCCTATTCGGTAGCAGTGGAAATTGAAGAATTTAAACAGCAAGGTAAGACTCTTCACATTTCTGCGTTGATTCTGGTTGAGCGTGACGGACAGCGAAAGATCATCATCGGCGACAAGGGCGCTCGGTTGCGTCAGATCGGCCAGGAAGCTCGTATTGATATGGAGCGAATGTTCGATACGAAAGTCATGCTCAAACTTTGGGTTAAGGTAAAGCGTGGTTGGGCAGATAGCGACAGGGCCCTGAAAAGTCTGGGGATGAACGACCTCTGA
- the rnc gene encoding ribonuclease III, with protein MSSKPDLDQLQRRIGYQFKDPDRLLLALTHRSFGNQNNERLEFLGDSIVNMVIAENLFLKFEAAREGQLSRLRARMVKGVTLAEIGREFQLGQYLRLGSGELKSGGFRRESILADAVESIIGAIYLDSDFYTCREQVLRWFTERLAGLDVQDTQKDPKTRLQEYLQSRQFPLPRYEVISVDGEAHNQTFHVTCALSSLDRKTTGTGSSRRIAEQQAARSALKKLGVENS; from the coding sequence GTGAGTTCAAAACCAGATCTTGATCAACTCCAGCGCCGCATTGGCTATCAGTTTAAAGACCCTGATCGGCTGCTGCTGGCGCTTACCCACCGAAGCTTTGGCAACCAGAACAATGAGCGTCTGGAATTTCTTGGCGATTCTATCGTCAATATGGTGATCGCCGAGAACCTGTTTTTGAAGTTCGAAGCCGCCCGTGAAGGCCAGCTGAGCCGCCTCAGAGCCCGTATGGTAAAAGGCGTTACCCTTGCTGAAATCGGCCGCGAATTCCAGTTGGGACAGTACCTGAGATTAGGGTCGGGAGAGCTAAAGAGTGGCGGCTTTCGCCGTGAGTCCATTCTGGCTGATGCTGTGGAATCCATCATCGGAGCCATCTACTTGGACAGCGATTTCTATACCTGCCGAGAGCAGGTCTTACGCTGGTTTACCGAGCGGCTGGCAGGTCTGGATGTACAGGATACCCAGAAAGACCCAAAAACCCGATTGCAGGAGTATCTGCAGTCGCGTCAGTTCCCGTTACCGCGATACGAAGTTATCTCGGTGGATGGCGAAGCGCATAATCAGACGTTCCATGTTACGTGTGCGTTGTCGTCGCTGGACCGTAAAACCACTGGCACCGGCAGCAGTCGCCGAATTGCTGAGCAACAAGCCGCCCGCAGTGCCCTCAAGAAGCTGGGCGTGGAGAATTCATGA
- a CDS encoding DUF4845 domain-containing protein, with amino-acid sequence MKNGFPKGMKYQQGSGLTMMIVALFFAGLLTFALKVGPAYLDDFTIQEALENLENTDGLSKMGPAQVRGVINKQLSVNNVRGFDAKNITVDKDGDLVLISVDYEVRNNLFGSVDTVVHFQHEYEFKGK; translated from the coding sequence ATGAAGAATGGATTTCCCAAGGGTATGAAGTATCAGCAAGGCAGCGGCTTGACGATGATGATCGTGGCCTTGTTTTTTGCCGGTTTGCTGACGTTCGCTCTTAAGGTGGGGCCGGCTTATCTTGATGACTTTACTATTCAGGAAGCCCTCGAAAATCTTGAAAATACCGACGGCCTGTCCAAAATGGGGCCGGCTCAGGTGCGAGGGGTTATTAACAAGCAGTTAAGTGTGAACAACGTACGCGGTTTTGATGCCAAGAATATCACTGTTGATAAAGACGGAGATTTGGTGCTCATAAGCGTTGATTATGAGGTTCGCAACAACCTATTTGGCAGTGTCGACACCGTCGTTCACTTTCAACACGAGTATGAGTTTAAAGGCAAGTGA
- the lepB gene encoding signal peptidase I → MDIDFPLVLVVLTFVTGVVWLADKLFLRQRRLANRSEQAETSSSEEPAEPWLIDISRSFFPVLAVVLVLRSFLIEPFQIPSGSMLPTLEVGDFILVNKYAYGLRLPVAGTKIVEIGDPERGDVMVFRFPEDGVTNYIKRVIGLPGDTVRYRNKQLFINGEPVARDFVARLPPMERWRETMGSVEHDIYLTMGRVSGSGEGEWTVPEGHYFVMGDNRDNSNDSRFWGTVPDELVVGKAFGIWMHWKSFTSLPSFDRVGGIE, encoded by the coding sequence ATGGATATTGATTTTCCACTGGTATTGGTTGTTCTCACCTTTGTGACGGGTGTGGTCTGGCTGGCGGACAAGTTGTTTTTGCGACAACGTCGTCTTGCCAACAGGAGTGAACAAGCCGAAACGAGTAGTTCGGAAGAACCCGCAGAGCCTTGGCTGATTGATATCAGTCGCTCTTTTTTTCCAGTATTGGCCGTTGTGCTGGTGTTGCGTTCGTTCCTGATCGAGCCGTTTCAGATTCCATCAGGGTCTATGTTGCCCACGCTGGAAGTAGGCGATTTCATTTTGGTGAACAAATACGCCTATGGTCTGAGATTGCCCGTGGCCGGCACCAAAATTGTCGAGATCGGGGACCCGGAGCGTGGCGATGTTATGGTGTTCCGTTTTCCGGAGGACGGTGTCACTAATTACATCAAGCGGGTGATCGGTTTGCCGGGCGACACCGTGCGGTACCGTAACAAGCAACTCTTTATCAATGGCGAACCCGTGGCTCGGGACTTTGTCGCACGATTGCCTCCGATGGAACGCTGGCGAGAAACCATGGGTAGTGTTGAGCATGACATCTACCTCACCATGGGGCGTGTGTCTGGCTCGGGAGAGGGAGAGTGGACAGTTCCTGAAGGACACTACTTTGTAATGGGTGACAACCGGGATAATAGTAACGACAGTCGTTTCTGGGGCACGGTGCCGGATGAACTGGTGGTTGGCAAGGCCTTCGGTATCTGGATGCACTGGAAATCTTTCACAAGTCTGCCATCTTTTGATCGAGTGGGTGGCATCGAATGA
- the lepA gene encoding translation elongation factor 4 yields MTELSRIRNFSIIAHIDHGKSTLADRFIQSCGGLTEREMAAQVLDSMDLERERGITIKAQSVTLNYTARDGETYKLNFIDTPGHVDFSYEVSRSLYACEGALLVVDAGQGVEAQSVANCYTALEQGLEVVPVLNKMDLPQAEPERVAAEIEDIIGIEAQDAVRCSAKSGLGVEDVLEDLIQRIPPPKGDRSAPLQALIIDSWFDNYLGVVSLVRVIEGVLRKGDKIVIKSTNKAWNADKVGIFNPKPTDTNILEAGDVGFVVAGIKDIHGAPVGDTIVHQKYAEETPMLPGFQKVKPQVYAGLFPVSADDYDDFRDALEKLTLNDASLFFEPENSDALGFGFRCGFLGMLHMEIIQERLEREYDIDLITTAPTVIYEVVTKQGETVSVDNPSRLPDIGSIEEMREPIVEANILVPQEHLGNVIALCEEKRGVQKNMHFMSSQVQLSYELPMAEVVMDFFDRIKSASRGFASLDYHFVRFQDANLVRLDVLINGERVDALAIIVHRDLAHRKGRQLIEKMKELIPRQMFDIAIQAAIGTQVVSRVTVKALRKNVTAKCYGGDVSRKKKLLQKQKEGKKRMKQLGNVEVPQEAFLAVLKVDN; encoded by the coding sequence GTGACTGAACTGAGCCGAATCCGTAACTTTTCCATCATTGCCCACATCGACCACGGTAAATCCACGCTGGCGGATCGTTTCATTCAAAGCTGTGGCGGTTTGACCGAGCGTGAAATGGCCGCTCAGGTGCTTGACTCCATGGATCTCGAGAGAGAGCGGGGCATTACCATCAAAGCCCAGAGTGTAACGCTCAACTACACGGCTCGAGATGGCGAAACCTATAAGTTGAACTTCATCGACACACCGGGGCACGTGGACTTCTCGTACGAAGTTTCTCGATCTCTGTATGCCTGTGAAGGTGCGCTGCTGGTTGTAGATGCTGGCCAAGGCGTAGAGGCGCAGTCAGTGGCTAATTGCTATACCGCGCTGGAGCAGGGGCTGGAGGTTGTTCCGGTACTGAACAAAATGGACCTTCCGCAGGCTGAACCAGAGCGTGTGGCGGCCGAGATTGAAGATATCATTGGTATTGAAGCGCAGGATGCGGTGCGTTGCAGTGCCAAAAGTGGTCTGGGCGTTGAAGATGTCCTTGAGGATCTGATCCAGAGGATTCCGCCTCCGAAAGGTGACCGCAGTGCACCTTTGCAGGCGCTGATTATTGACTCTTGGTTTGATAATTATCTGGGTGTTGTGTCGCTGGTGCGAGTCATCGAAGGGGTTTTGCGCAAGGGCGACAAGATTGTTATCAAATCGACGAATAAAGCCTGGAATGCTGACAAGGTCGGGATCTTTAATCCTAAACCGACGGATACCAATATTCTCGAAGCGGGCGACGTAGGTTTTGTCGTCGCTGGCATCAAAGATATTCACGGTGCGCCAGTAGGTGACACCATTGTGCATCAGAAGTACGCGGAAGAAACTCCGATGCTGCCGGGGTTCCAGAAGGTTAAGCCTCAAGTGTATGCGGGCTTGTTCCCGGTCAGTGCCGATGACTATGACGACTTCCGAGATGCGCTGGAAAAGCTGACCCTGAATGACGCCTCGTTGTTTTTCGAACCTGAAAACTCCGATGCTCTGGGATTTGGTTTTCGTTGCGGTTTCCTCGGCATGTTGCACATGGAAATTATCCAGGAGCGCCTGGAGCGGGAATACGACATCGATCTGATCACCACAGCCCCTACGGTCATATATGAAGTAGTGACCAAGCAGGGTGAGACGGTGTCGGTGGACAACCCGTCCCGGCTGCCGGATATTGGTTCTATCGAAGAAATGCGTGAGCCGATCGTTGAAGCCAATATTCTTGTGCCTCAAGAGCATTTGGGCAACGTCATTGCTCTGTGTGAAGAAAAACGGGGTGTTCAGAAAAATATGCACTTCATGTCATCTCAGGTGCAGCTCAGCTACGAGTTGCCGATGGCAGAAGTGGTTATGGATTTCTTCGATCGTATCAAATCCGCAAGCCGTGGCTTTGCATCGTTGGATTACCATTTTGTGCGTTTTCAAGACGCGAACCTAGTGCGTCTGGATGTATTGATTAACGGTGAGCGTGTGGATGCACTTGCCATCATCGTGCACCGTGATCTGGCTCACCGGAAAGGGCGTCAGCTGATCGAGAAGATGAAAGAGCTGATCCCGAGGCAGATGTTTGATATTGCGATTCAAGCGGCCATAGGTACCCAGGTGGTTTCTCGGGTAACCGTCAAAGCATTACGTAAAAACGTAACAGCCAAGTGTTACGGTGGTGATGTCAGCCGTAAGAAAAAGCTGCTTCAGAAGCAGAAGGAAGGCAAAAAACGCATGAAGCAGCTGGGTAATGTCGAGGTGCCTCAGGAAGCGTTTCTTGCTGTATTGAAAGTTGATAATTAA
- a CDS encoding EAL domain-containing protein: MKNKELSLRQLLKLRNSWLALLVFIASVCVTILLWQVSIRLVEDRAEAKFRAQSLQLKTAIEERLLNYEQVLAGSAGLFAVKGEVSRDEWREYVEKVDINRYYPGIEGIGYVQRIGVRQMADHIAFVRAEGVYKYLVKPLGTGPYYYPMVYLEPGTERNLSALGYNAFSDPIHRVTMERARDEAKPMVTGKVVLVQEALAEDQAGFLMYYPVYQGGAMPDVRTERRMMLAGYVFSAFRMNNLLDGIVGLISPFLDVRIYDAAVVSRNTLMYGSNLGSLDNEFSFELSQTVSHGGREWLLQTRSTPAFDYLASDPRPPIVLGSGLAISVLMYLLVLLLVRSRLGAQVSAGRYRAITEGAANVTMVMNRSGSPMYASPSARDILGFDPDRISDLNFKSLVNPDDWAGLRQAFKDAVSSPGKQMPAVRARINDAGGQCREMEGTFTSMLSVPGVSGVVLSLRDLTQLKAAQSELHRLAFFDPLTGLANRQLFRDRLNSVVQRSRRSGEPAALMYLDLDGFKRINDTLGHDAGDELLRKVAEWLQGCVREEDSVARLGGDEFVVLLSRVSGTDAASKVAETILRRLCQRVRLSDHDIGVTVSIGITMVPHDSEDVGTLMKYADLAMYRAKEMGRNNYQFFTPAMNIKAARRMLQQEELATALQEDRFVLHYQPKVDLVTQKVIGVEAFLRWHHPEKGVVPAQQFINLADETGLIIRLGEQAFRQACIQVQALERAGFESLKMAVNFSVRQITDTGFLDLIRRVITETGVAADRIELELPAELLNEDPRMLRELLVSLNDLGVCLILDDFGKGSCSLVALQQLPLDVIKIDHGFIRDIPYNVSATDVASAVIALAHKLHLTVVAEGVETVQQLAFLKSAGCAQSQGNLFSYPLDEDALIGFLIRQYERPLIS, translated from the coding sequence ATGAAAAACAAGGAATTATCCCTCCGCCAACTGCTTAAGCTGCGCAATTCCTGGTTGGCATTGCTCGTTTTTATTGCTTCTGTTTGCGTCACTATCTTGCTTTGGCAGGTTTCCATCCGTTTGGTGGAAGACCGGGCTGAAGCCAAATTTCGCGCTCAATCCTTGCAGCTGAAAACGGCCATTGAAGAGCGGCTGCTGAACTACGAACAGGTATTGGCTGGCAGTGCAGGTCTGTTTGCGGTGAAAGGTGAGGTCAGTCGTGATGAGTGGCGCGAGTACGTTGAGAAAGTCGACATCAATCGTTATTACCCCGGAATAGAAGGGATCGGTTACGTACAAAGGATTGGCGTTCGCCAAATGGCGGATCACATTGCTTTTGTTCGGGCCGAAGGGGTGTATAAGTACTTGGTAAAACCGCTGGGGACTGGGCCTTATTATTACCCCATGGTGTACCTCGAGCCCGGTACGGAGCGAAATCTGAGTGCCCTTGGCTACAACGCCTTCAGTGATCCTATCCACCGGGTGACCATGGAGCGGGCCCGCGATGAAGCAAAACCAATGGTAACGGGCAAGGTCGTGTTGGTTCAGGAAGCCTTGGCCGAAGACCAGGCAGGTTTCCTCATGTATTACCCCGTATACCAGGGTGGGGCCATGCCGGATGTCAGAACCGAGCGCCGAATGATGCTGGCGGGCTATGTGTTCAGTGCCTTCCGTATGAATAACTTGCTGGATGGCATTGTTGGTCTGATTTCCCCGTTTCTTGATGTGCGTATATACGATGCCGCCGTCGTTTCCCGGAATACTCTTATGTATGGCTCCAACTTGGGGTCGCTGGATAACGAGTTCAGTTTCGAGCTCAGCCAAACTGTCTCTCATGGTGGTCGAGAATGGCTATTGCAAACGCGGTCTACCCCCGCCTTTGACTATCTGGCCTCGGACCCCCGCCCTCCGATTGTTCTAGGCTCGGGATTGGCTATTAGTGTTCTGATGTACCTGCTCGTTCTCTTGCTGGTGCGGTCACGTCTGGGGGCTCAGGTCAGTGCGGGTCGGTATCGAGCGATTACCGAAGGCGCTGCAAACGTGACGATGGTCATGAATCGATCGGGCAGCCCGATGTACGCGAGTCCGTCCGCCCGGGATATTCTTGGTTTTGATCCGGACCGGATCTCAGATCTGAACTTTAAGTCTTTGGTTAATCCTGACGATTGGGCGGGGTTGCGGCAGGCCTTCAAGGATGCTGTGTCTTCTCCGGGTAAGCAGATGCCGGCGGTGCGAGCTCGTATCAATGATGCCGGCGGACAGTGCCGTGAGATGGAAGGTACCTTCACGTCTATGCTGAGTGTGCCCGGGGTAAGCGGGGTCGTGTTGAGTTTGCGTGACCTGACACAGTTAAAAGCGGCGCAATCAGAATTGCACCGGTTAGCTTTTTTCGACCCTTTAACGGGGTTGGCCAACCGGCAATTGTTTCGTGACCGTCTGAATAGTGTTGTGCAACGATCCCGCCGCAGTGGTGAACCAGCGGCCTTGATGTATCTGGATTTGGACGGGTTCAAGCGAATCAACGATACCCTGGGGCATGATGCCGGCGATGAGTTGCTGCGAAAGGTAGCTGAGTGGCTCCAAGGCTGTGTTCGGGAAGAAGATTCCGTGGCCCGCCTGGGTGGCGATGAATTCGTGGTTCTGCTGTCTAGGGTTAGTGGAACCGACGCGGCGAGCAAGGTCGCGGAAACGATTTTGCGGCGCTTGTGCCAGAGAGTCAGGCTGAGTGATCATGATATTGGCGTGACCGTCAGCATTGGTATCACCATGGTTCCCCATGACAGCGAAGACGTGGGCACACTCATGAAGTATGCGGATTTGGCCATGTATCGAGCCAAAGAAATGGGCCGCAATAATTACCAATTCTTTACTCCGGCGATGAACATCAAAGCCGCGCGTCGCATGTTGCAACAAGAAGAGTTGGCAACGGCGCTGCAGGAGGATCGTTTTGTGCTGCATTATCAGCCAAAGGTAGATTTGGTGACCCAGAAGGTGATTGGAGTCGAAGCCTTCTTGCGTTGGCACCACCCTGAAAAGGGGGTGGTGCCCGCGCAGCAGTTTATTAATCTAGCCGATGAAACGGGCTTAATCATTCGGTTGGGTGAGCAGGCATTCCGGCAAGCTTGTATTCAGGTTCAGGCGCTGGAGCGTGCGGGCTTTGAATCCCTAAAAATGGCGGTTAATTTTTCGGTTCGCCAAATCACCGATACGGGCTTTTTAGACTTAATCCGGCGGGTGATTACCGAAACCGGTGTCGCTGCGGACAGAATCGAGTTGGAGCTTCCGGCGGAATTACTCAACGAAGATCCGCGAATGCTACGTGAGCTGCTGGTTTCGCTGAATGATCTCGGCGTTTGTCTGATTTTGGATGATTTCGGCAAGGGATCGTGCTCTTTAGTTGCGTTGCAGCAGCTTCCCCTTGATGTGATAAAGATCGATCACGGATTTATTCGTGATATCCCCTACAACGTCAGCGCCACCGATGTTGCTTCAGCGGTCATTGCTCTGGCGCACAAATTACATCTGACGGTAGTGGCCGAAGGTGTTGAAACGGTACAACAACTGGCGTTTTTGAAGTCCGCTGGTTGCGCTCAGAGCCAGGGCAATTTGTTCAGCTATCCGCTGGATGAAGATGCCCTCATCGGGTTCCTGATTCGCCAGTATGAGAGGCCGCTTATTTCCTGA
- a CDS encoding DegQ family serine endoprotease — protein sequence MSGVWLVLAVLVSVLWSQQAAARGLPDFTELVEENSSAVVNISTTSEAAGRRSRFQGLPFDEEQLDQLPPFFQDFFRGPNSPFGGAPGGKQPARSMGSGFIVSKDGYVLTNNHVVEGADEVRVRLNDRREFVATIVGTDPRSDMAVLKIENADDLPVVQVGSSEELKVGEWVFAIGSPFGFDYTVTAGIVSALGRSLPSENYVPFIQTDVAINPGNSGGPLFNLDGEVIGINSQIYTRSGGFMGVSFAIPIDDAMSVFRQLRDEGSVARGWLGVLIQEVNRDLAETFGLKRPRGALIAEVMINSPAQAGGLRSGDIVLEYNGEEVELSSDLPPKVGRTPVGESARLTVLRGGDEIELDVEIGELPEDGPASRSKSRDPLDGKTGALGLTIEPLTPENARAAGVESGVLVTGVERGPALKAGIRTRDIITEINRKPVGSLKAFRTVVESLPDGQAVSVRVVRQGRPIYLVMRP from the coding sequence ATGTCGGGCGTGTGGCTGGTGTTAGCGGTTCTGGTATCGGTTCTATGGAGTCAACAGGCGGCGGCGCGGGGCTTGCCGGATTTCACCGAGCTTGTTGAAGAAAACTCCAGTGCCGTCGTAAATATCAGTACCACCAGTGAAGCTGCGGGTCGCAGGTCGCGCTTTCAGGGGTTGCCGTTTGACGAGGAACAGCTGGATCAGTTGCCGCCCTTTTTCCAGGATTTCTTTCGCGGCCCGAATTCGCCTTTTGGTGGTGCTCCAGGTGGTAAACAGCCAGCACGCTCAATGGGCTCCGGTTTCATCGTTTCCAAAGATGGGTATGTGCTGACCAATAACCATGTGGTTGAAGGTGCCGACGAAGTGAGGGTTCGTCTGAACGATCGTCGGGAGTTTGTTGCGACGATTGTGGGTACCGATCCTCGTTCCGATATGGCCGTTTTAAAAATCGAGAATGCCGACGATTTGCCCGTGGTTCAGGTAGGCAGTTCCGAAGAGCTCAAAGTAGGTGAATGGGTGTTCGCGATCGGTTCACCGTTCGGGTTTGATTACACGGTGACGGCAGGTATCGTCAGTGCGCTTGGCCGCTCTTTACCCTCCGAAAACTATGTTCCTTTCATTCAAACCGATGTTGCGATTAACCCCGGAAATTCCGGTGGGCCGCTGTTTAATCTGGACGGCGAAGTGATTGGCATCAACTCTCAGATTTATACGCGTTCTGGCGGGTTCATGGGCGTGTCGTTTGCGATTCCGATCGATGACGCCATGAGTGTGTTTCGTCAGCTTCGTGATGAAGGCTCTGTCGCTCGTGGCTGGTTGGGCGTACTGATTCAGGAAGTTAATCGTGATCTTGCCGAAACTTTTGGTCTGAAACGGCCTCGTGGTGCCCTGATTGCTGAGGTGATGATTAATTCACCCGCGCAGGCGGGTGGACTGCGGTCTGGCGATATCGTGCTGGAGTATAACGGTGAAGAGGTCGAACTATCGTCGGATCTGCCTCCGAAAGTGGGCCGCACACCAGTAGGTGAATCGGCGCGGCTGACCGTGCTTAGAGGGGGGGATGAGATCGAGCTTGATGTGGAGATCGGAGAGTTGCCGGAAGATGGCCCTGCCAGCCGCTCGAAGAGCCGTGATCCCCTTGACGGAAAAACCGGTGCTCTTGGTCTGACTATTGAGCCGCTGACGCCAGAAAACGCCCGTGCTGCGGGTGTTGAAAGTGGAGTCCTGGTGACCGGTGTTGAGCGGGGCCCGGCCTTGAAAGCGGGAATTCGAACCCGTGACATCATCACCGAAATAAACCGCAAACCGGTGGGTTCACTGAAGGCGTTCCGGACAGTAGTAGAAAGTTTGCCGGATGGTCAGGCAGTGTCAGTGCGGGTGGTGCGTCAGGGGCGGCCAATCTATCTGGTGATGAGGCCTTAG
- a CDS encoding SoxR reducing system RseC family protein, with product MITETGKVIALQGTQAWVQTIQTSACESCSARAGCGQRALAAVSGGKANQVLVLNTSAAQVGDEVVIGMDEQSLLAASLAVYGVPLLLMVLASIGAFRLLGETDLVAFIGALVGLGAGFGLVRRWQSRLGDRFQPHMVRVNRIASVTCL from the coding sequence GTGATCACTGAAACCGGAAAGGTGATTGCCCTTCAGGGAACGCAGGCTTGGGTGCAAACGATTCAGACCAGCGCGTGCGAGAGTTGTTCGGCCCGAGCGGGTTGTGGCCAGCGCGCGCTTGCGGCGGTGTCGGGAGGGAAGGCCAATCAGGTGTTGGTATTGAATACGTCCGCTGCGCAGGTTGGCGACGAAGTCGTCATCGGTATGGATGAGCAATCGTTGCTGGCGGCCTCTTTGGCGGTATACGGGGTGCCTTTGCTGCTCATGGTTTTGGCAAGTATCGGAGCGTTCCGATTGCTAGGTGAAACGGACTTGGTGGCATTTATTGGTGCGCTAGTGGGTTTAGGGGCGGGGTTCGGGTTGGTGCGCCGCTGGCAATCCAGGTTGGGAGATCGCTTTCAGCCTCATATGGTTCGAGTAAACCGGATAGCGTCGGTCACCTGTCTGTAA